Below is a window of Microcebus murinus isolate Inina chromosome 3, M.murinus_Inina_mat1.0, whole genome shotgun sequence DNA.
gcctgtagtcccagctacttgggaggctgaggcaggaggatcactcaagcccaggagtttgaggttgctgtgagctaggctaacaccatggcactcactctagcctgggcaacaaagtgagactctgtctcaaaaaaaaaaccaaacaaaaaaacaagaatgaattccaatatcaaacagcaaatttcaacaacGCTACAACTGCAATTACTTTTATACCAACCTAATGTTATtcaacactaaaaataaatgagccttcaagccatgaaaagacatggagaaaacttgtgcatgcatattactaagtgaaagcagccagtctgaaaaggcaatatactgtatgatttaaactattaatataacattcTAGAAGAGGCAAAACTATTAACATTCTAGAAGAGGCAAAAACTTtggagacagtaaaaataaaagaccagTGGTTACAAGGGAATTAGGAGAGCATGGGGTGACCAGGTAGAACACAAAAGAGTTTTAGGGCTGTGAAACTATTCTGCATTATACCATGATGTTGGATATGtaacattatgcatttgtcagaCTCaaagaatgtacaacaccaagagtgaattcTAATATAAATGGTGTACTTTGGAAGAtaaatgatgtgtcaatgtagatTGTAACAAATATGCCACTCTGATGTGGGATGTTGATAGTGGTAGAGGCTATGCATGTGTAGGGGCAGGCAGTGTATGGGAAATCCCAGtattttctgttcaattttgctaCAAACCTACAACTGatctaaaaaattgttttaaaaaaacaaaactattcccTGAAGATGACATCAGAGTAATAAGAGGGTCCTCTGGATTCAAGATTGTCATTTTCTATGATGAGACTAGAAGGACCCCATTGTTTCAGGATTTTGCTacagaataaacaaaaaccaacctGTGAgtggttgggtttttttcctccctggctAAGTTAGTGCACACAGGACTTGGACCAGAAGGATCTGGGTTTGAACCTCAGCTTAACCACTTACCAAGTTGAGATGCTTCCCTTATTAGTGAAGACTGAATGAGATCACATATGTCAAAGAGCTTTATAAACTGtcaaacacatacaaatataaagtGCTACtgctgaaattatttataaatgtatcttAAGAATGTCCCTGATACATGAGAGTTGGTTATGATGCATGGTGAAGACATGATGACAACTTGCCCCTCACAGTCAGCTCCTGGCTTTGAGAAAGTGCTCGTGGATGCATAGACCGAAGTCCCATGCACAAGATAACCAGCCCAAAGCAGGGACAGGGAATGAGAGGGTGAAAGATGACCAATCCTGCAGATATCCGATCTTGGTGTAACTtgcaaagggaaggaagggacaaAACCTGCAAACACAGCCACAAATATATCCCAGGACATAATATAGCCATCCAGCCAATGGGACAAGCAGCACAACTCCCAAGCATCCCTTTGGTTAAATAGATGACAAAATGCAGAAGGTGGCTCCCACACCATGAATATGAAGGCTGGGGAGCAGCACACTCAGGGCAGAAGTGACTTCTCCTTAGCCTCCAAGTCCCAAACTCTTGCTATAGCCCCTCCTTTCTTTCCAAGGCCAATATGTGAAACAATCTGGAGAAGCAATACCTTGAAAGTTCGTTGCACATGACAATCTACAATAGGGCCAAGCGTTAAAGcagaaatttattaaaatccATTTATGTAGTGTTGTACAGACAAAATGCAAAGTCCTCAACATTCAGGCAATCACTTCTTTTCAGAAGTGCTTCATGAGAAGATGAATTTCTTTGCCCTCCCCCCAATAAGATACTTCTCTTTATGCTCCTGAAAATGATGCATTTAATTACACCACCTTCCTAAGAAGAATTCCTTTGAGATCCCAAAACCTCTGCAGAGTGAAGAGATATTAGCAGAGAACCTTCTCAAAAATGCAATGGCTCACCACAGAGGTGCAGTGCAAGAGATACTTAAGATGGTGGTTCTTCAGAGGAGTGTGTGCACACCTAGCAAGTGAGCCATAAGGAGAGCCTGAGGGCCCAGCTGGGCAAGCCCTAGCTGCGGAGTGTGGCCAGCCGGGACTGCATGGCCTCCAgagcctcttcttcctcctcatcctctgaGGCAGCCATCGCTCCTTCAGGTTCAGTTTCTGGAAGGGCGTCAGTCACTTTACTGGGTGCCTTGCCCAACGCCCCTGAAAAGAAAGAGCAATTAACACCACTAACACCACATTGGCTTAAGGAAGTAGTCCCTCACTCTTCCCTGCCTTTCATTCCTGGACCAATCTGACAAATACATAGAAGGGGCAGTAAAACAGGCTGTTTGGGAAGGATTTTGCTCAAGGGCAAATGTACAAACAGCAACTTGGAATGATACCAAAGTCAATAATTGTAAGGAGTTTCGATTTTAAGAATCTTGGTTCTAAAGCACCTAATCTAAATTCCTAAACACTActaaaacttaactcaaaatCTTCTCCCTGAATAAAAACCAAATTGTTTCTAAATCTCCACAAAGTGTTTTCTTGGAATAACTGTCTACTTTCTCCCAACAACTTAaaccaaatgaacaaataaaaattaaatccaccaatttttttcattaaacataaaactcagaaaattcagaagtaaaaataaagtttaaaaactgcTTAACCATCACtcagagataattttatatattctccTTCCAGACTTCTTCTATAGACATTTTATATACAAAAGTATAAGGcttttttcatataatatattGTAAACATCTTTCCATGTTAATGAATGTATTTCAATATCGTCTATCacagctgtatagtattccattataataGCTATAACTGATTCGACCAATATATCAGGCATTTAGgttatttcaaacttttcaatattataaatacCACTACTAGAGTAAACTCCCAGAAGTCAATCTGTTAGGTCAAGGGCTTTTAGCAGTTACTGCCAAATTGATTTCAAGAAAATTTATACCAATTtataacagatcaacacttaagtggacatataggagtaacatttatcgggtgtcgggagggtgcgagggggggagaaggggagggatgggtatatacaaccaaatgagtaagatgtgcaacgtttgggggatggacacacttgaagctcttactcaaggggggaggggggcatgggcaatatatgtaaccttaacacttgtacccccataatatgctaaaataaaaaaataaaaataaaaaataaaatttataccaaTTTAAATTCCCAACAGTAATATATGAGAATAATATTGCACCTTACCATTTTGGAAACTCTAGAAAGtttgaaaattctttatttttgtgttatttaaaaGATGGTTATAGATATAGTACTTAATTTTCAAGAAATAACTTatatagtcttaaaaaaaaaaaaaaaaggagaaggaagttaCAGCCTAAAGAAAAAGCAAGCAGGAAGAATGGccataaaagaagagaaagggtaAGTCTCATGGTCATACCTGCTGTAATTTCAAACAGAATTTTGTCAATTTCCATTTCTGCTTCTTCCTCCATTTCTTCCTGATCATCCATGCTTTCAAAAGTGTCCTCTAACATCTCCTCTATGATCCCAGCCTAAACACAGAATAAACATGTCACTTCCTTCAACGGTTAAATCTGTTTCCATCAGACACCCCTAGACACCATCTGGACCGTGCTCCAGTTTCAAGTCCCGTCCATCCTTTCAAGAGCTGACAGTTGGCCAAAGGAAATACTGGATGCTGTCCTCTGCAGAAAGGCAGCAAATGCCCAAAGGGAAATGTGTCTCCAAGTTTTGCACTAAACTTGGGGAATGCCACTACTGGCTATATCAGCAAAGCTTCCTAAAGTAACCCAAACTATAATGGCATCACTTGGGGAACAACTTGCTGATAGATGAGTGTATTCCCTGAGCTGTTTGGGGAAGTATCTGCCCTAATATTGCAAATATAATCTGTGAATGCAGGAAGGAGTTGTAACACAGTATGAAAACTGGCTGGGGTCATAGTAGACATCTGATAACAAATGCCAAGAGCAGGGTGGGAATCCAGAAAAGGCCTGAAGAGCACTCTAGCATGTCCAAGTTACAGCTGCTGGCCCAGGGTGATCTGGTAGGTCTGCAAGGATCAATCAATTCACCCACTCCTTGGAGAACTAAAACAATGTTTCTGGACCCAACTAGGTAAAGGCCAAACATTTTACTGCGAGCCCTGTGCTTTGTTTGTCCTCAAGGTGGCACCATGGCAGGCATAAGCAAATGTCTCTAACACCAGCCCAACACAACAAGGCCCTACAGTGTTCCTGCTTAGCCCTAAACTCCCAGATAAGGCCCTACTGAGTGTTCTTTGTTATTGAAACAAAGGGTCAGAACAGCACTCTCCAATGTCAAAACGGGGACTGCTGACATCCCTGGGCAGAAGAAGTAGGAAGGGGCTGAGTAGCTATGGTCAAGGGCAGAAGGAAAGCATGTGTTCAGGCTTCTGAGAAACTGCCAGAAAAGGAAAATCCTGATTACCTTGtcaccagaaaaaaatgagcccCTAGCTTTGTACCTTGACAATCCAGTGATTGAAGGAGCAGAAGGTCACATGCAGCGAGCGGCTCCAGCTCTGGCTCTCCTGTACTCAGTCAGGGTACAACTCTTACTGACTACACTGATGGGATCAGATTTAAAGCAACTCTCTTTCCTGTCTGCCTTTCTACTTCCAAACCACTGAAGTGACTCTTAACGACATGAATCTAGCTGGTACTCTATTCTGCCCATTCTTAGATCCTTTCCTCCCAaccaaaatgaacaaattcaCATTTATGGTCACACAGGTGGAGCCCTGGAGCCTTCCTTAATGGAAGTCATCTTAGAGCTGGGACTCcaaaaaaaagtttcaataaatacttgctaatTGATTAAAAGACCCCACCAGAATCCTGACTGTCCTTCACATTCTGGAGGTAGAAGTTGTTATTCATTCAATCAGCAACCATTCAAATTCCTACTTTGTGCCACATAACAGGCCAGGCTCTGGCAATAACCAGAGTGACTAGAACTgtgtccctgccttcaaggagctgaATCCCCATGGGAGGCTTCAGTATCTACTATATGCAAGCCGTCCTCCATGTCTGTATTACTCCAGTATTCAGAATCCGTTGTGGAAAAGACTCCAGATTCTAAAAACAGGATTCCCCTCCAATCCTTTTGGCTGTATGACTTAACATGAGTGGGTGTGAGAAACACTCCAAAAATTATCTCATTATCCAGTTCTAGATGGACAGTCATCGCCAACCTTGGGGCAAGACGTCCACCCACCACTTTTAAAGGACATACCCTCCTTACCCAGTTTCTTCCTTACTGCCCCTGCCCACGGCCAACACCTGGCCCTAGGAGTTTTATGTTGCTTTTCTTTCCTATCAATTATCTCCTCCAGTCCCTCTCTCCATGCCTTATAACCTTTTGTATAATTCAAGTTCATTAATGGAATTCcccaggaggaagggaggtgACTTCTATGCACAAACTACAAGAATTTGAGATGTACACTCTTGGTTTTGAGGCCAAGGTTTGCGGCATGAACAGCACCTGTGAGGGATTTCTCATCACCATTTCCTCTGTGGCAGCTCAGGTGATAAGGTCAGGCACCTGTGCTTCAACTCCACATCTTAGCTTAAATGACTAAGGTAACTTCAGGCAAGTTACCTGGCAGCTCAAACTCAGCTTCCTTCTGTGTACAAAGGGGACAAAAATACCTACCGTCCCAGGGCGGCTGGGACAGTGAGTGTGGTTCACCATTGGCTGTGGGGACTTAATGACAATATCCTCCTTATCCCTGTCCCTGTCAGAAGGCCACCAGTATAGGTCCTTGCCAGGCTCTGATCCCGAGGGTGGCAGGTATTTATGTATTTCCTATTTGGTTCTCAGTCTCTCCTCTTTTAGTTTAAAACAGAGATCAGGAAACTACAGCATGCAGCTCAAATCTGGTCTGCTGcatgtttttgtaaatgtttcCCTCCATCTCCTTGCTCATGATGAAGACTGCAAACCTTATCTCCTTGATTCCTAAATGGTTGTTCCCTGGATCCCCCATCTTCCCTAGGGCTCTGGGTATACTTTTTTACTTCTAAGGACCACTCTGATAATCTGACCCAGCCTCTGCTACGTTCAGCTCAAAAATGGTTTCCACCAGCCTTAACAGCTGCTTTTCTATCCTCAGAATCATTTCTGTCCAGCAGCTGCAGTCTGTACATTCCCACCCACCCATATCCCTATGCCCTGCCACTTGCTGAGAGTTACTGTCAGTGGTTTGGAAGGGGAAGCAGGGCTGACGCCAGGTCACCTTCATCATCTCTTTGGATAGCTCCCGCATGGTGGCCTGAATTTCTGGGATCTTCACAAGACTTTGCATGGCCTTCATCACTTCTGTGCTCTTCTGCAGGGAACCAGCCACTCGCAGGACCGCTGAAAGGGAAGGGGTACAGTTAGATTGTTCAACAAGATGGCATAAAGAGAGACAGCCAAATTATAAGCCATTCCAATAAATGGAAGCAGTAGCAGATAGACTCCTGAAGTTATTTTATGTACCTTTAGACTACTTTACTGTACTAGTTGACCAAGAGACTGACTTTTCTAAATTGTGTGTTACCTAGGCTACTGTTGGTATGAATTCTCTGAGCATACAGGCCAACTGGCCAATCTGCAGAGTGGCCAGCCTGAAGCCCTATAACTGACCTTTTTAGGGAAGGAAGCCAGCTGGGAATGACTGTGACACCCAGGACAAGTCACAAATTGGAGGAACAGCTCCAGACCTTTTAAGGGCCACACTGGAACAAGAAAGCTTTACACTGCCCAGCTAGAGCTTCCCATACACCATACATCAGCCTATGGGCAGAGTCCACTCTATGTGGAGCTTGTCACTGGTCctcagaaaaatgagagaaattggGATATGACACAGTGAATATATGTGTGGCAGTGTGAGATGGTTACAGTTCCTTGCTGGGGAGAAACATTCTATAGTCTGAGATCATATCCATACTATAATCTTCATTATAAGAAATTGTGGAAGTGGCAGAAGATCATTTCAGCCCTCTCCCTAGATGTCTTTAACATTACAGAGAGTTGGCAAACCTCCAAATCTCTTTTGGAATTTCATGAGACTTAAAGTTCTGAAAACTGCAATGGCACATAGACTTCCTTCAGTGCTACGGCTCCTGGCTCATCCAGGAGTCACTACAGGTTCAACTCTAGTGGAATCCAGACCATAGGAAGCTTTCCCATCTAAGGAAAAATAAGAGTGACCAGGGAAATGCCTGTCTGACATATATAGcaatctgtgatttttttctaaaggaataaagaaatttGCTAGTTGTAGAGAGAATACTTCATTTCTCTTAACACTGAAAtaggaaagtaaaatatttattaattaaaattagtatAATGATAGAGGAAGTATCAAGAATCTGTATGGCTAAAATAAGCATATGGCATTATAATGATATCAAAAAAATAGACAGTATAAGATGTTAAAGTTACTATTGATTACTGTACaaagatgagaagaaaaaggtaaaaataaagcaaattccAGGTAATTGTTTGAATTATAAAAGTCTGATGTCTACATGGGCCTGTGTTTTATCCTTAATTTGCATCCTGAGTTTGTAACCCAGAGAGAGTGCCTGAACATGACATGTATTCAATAAACTTTTTTGAGCTGGGAATTAGTAAAATAAGCAACAAGATGGAAGACATGGAAAAAACTATGACTAGAAGTGTTAAATAATCaatcatttgtattttgaaaaaggTATAAATTTCTGATTATTAGATGGAACAACAAAGGAAGAGTCAATGTagtaagaaaaagaggaagcaaaaTGAACTTAGAAATAAAACGTATTACAAAAAGATTTAACTTGATAACCAATCAAAATGGATAGGGAAAGTAGGTTTTTAAAAGGCCAAACTAAATGTTTATTGTACACTTGTTAACTCGAAACAAAGGagattgctatggtttgaatgctaTGGTTTTTAGAGGCAACACCtctaaaattcaggtgttgccaatgacagtattaagaggtgggggcTTTAAGAGGTGATGAGGCCATGAGGCTCCACCTTCATAAGTGGGATTAGGTGCTCTTAAAAAAGAGACTGAAAGAGGGAGTTCATCCTcccttgcccttctgccatgtgaggacacagtattCCTACTCTCCACAGgatgcagccctcaccagacaactgaccctgctggcaccttgatcttggacttcctagcctctagaacagtgagaaataaatttctatattctttataaatttcccagtctcagatattttgttatagcagcaaaaaacAAACTTAGAGGTATAGAAGACTGGGCAAAGATGTATTTTCTAtgttccaaaaggaaaaaaggtgtggcagataattatttcataaaaagtCATGCcttcaaaagaatgagaagataagCCACAAGTTGCaagaaaaatttgcaaaagacatatctgttAAAGGACTGGTATCCAcaacatacaaagaactcttaaaactcaatgaaacaaacaaccaaattaataaataaatgggcaaaagacctgagcAGACACTTCACCAATAAGTTATATAGATGGcaagtaaatatatgaaaagttgtTCAAAATCATATGTCATAAGGGGATTGTACATAAAATCAATGAGATACCACTAAAAACctattagaatagccaaaatccaGACCACTGACAACACCTaatgctggtgagaatatggagCAACAGGGACTCTCATTCACTACTGATAAGAATGCAAGTGGTTTAGCCACTTAGGAAGATACTTtgtcagtttcttacaaaactagacatatacttaccatatgatccagcaatcgtGCTCTTTGGTTTTTATccaaatgtattaaaaacttatgtccacacaaaaacctgcacgcagatgtttatagcagctttgttcataattgccaaaatttggaagtaaccaagatgtctttcagtaggtGTATGGATAAACTgctacatccagacaatggaatattattcaatgttaaaaacaaatgcactatcaagccatgaaaagacatggaggaaacttaaatgcatattactaagtggaagaagccagtctgaaaaggcaacatattgtatgattcaaaCTATATGGCATTctcaatatatataacctaaacatttgtatccctgtaatatgctgaaataaaaaaaataatttaaaaaaacccaactatatgacattctagaaaaggtaaaactatggagacaataaaagactagtggttgccaagggttaggGGGGAAAGGTGATCAATAGGTGGAGtttcagggcagtgaaactattctgtatgatactataatggtagattcatgtcattatacatttgtccaaacccaagagtgaaccctaatgtaaactacggACTTTACATCACATTATATAATGGGTGACAATGATGTCTCAATTTAGTTTTATCGATTGTAACAAACAGTGGTGGAGGCTATGCATATGTGGGGCAGAGGTATAAGGAAACTCTGTATTTTCTACTCagttttctgtgaacctaaaactgctctaaaaaataagtttactaaataataaaaactataccCAGAAGATGAAATTAAGAATAACAGCAGGGCCTCTGGATTTAAGACTGCCATTTTGTATGATGAGACTGGAAGGACCCCATTGCACTCACTCCTGACATCAGAATTTCCCTACAGAATCTACAAATCCAATCTGTGAGAGAGTGGCTGGACTTTTTTCCTCCCTGCTAGTTAGTGCACATATGACTTGGACCACAGAGAGCTGGGtttgaaccccagctctgccatttcttGACTGATTTAAGACAGTGATTCAGCCAGCTGACCttgttttccttatttgtgaAGACTGAATGAGATCACTTACATCAAAGAGCCTTGTaaactgtcacacacacacacacaatatagtgctactgaattatttataaatgtatcttATCAATGTCCCAGATGTATGTGAGTTGATTTTGATGAATGACCACACCTTGCCTCTCACTTGTTGGCTTCTGACTTGGAGAAAGCGCTGATGGGTAGGCCCAAGTCCCATGCACAAGAGAACCAACTCAAAGCAGGGACTGGCAATGAGAGAGTAAAAGAAACCTAATTCTATAGCTC
It encodes the following:
- the RNF103 gene encoding E3 ubiquitin-protein ligase RNF103 isoform X2, which codes for MGLFGKTQEKPPKELVNEWSLKIRKEMRVVDRQIRDIQREEEKVKRSVKDAAKKGQKDVCVVLAKEMIRSRKAVSKLYASKAHMNSVLMGMKNQLAVLRVAGSLQKSTEVMKAMQSLVKIPEIQATMRELSKEMMKAGIIEEMLEDTFESMDDQEEMEEEAEMEIDKILFEITAGALGKAPSKVTDALPETEPEGAMAASEDEEEEEALEAMQSRLATLRS